In one Pseudomonas tensinigenes genomic region, the following are encoded:
- the proW gene encoding glycine betaine/L-proline ABC transporter permease ProW gives MSDFNFLDPFQSLNIPLGSWVETALKYLVHNFREVFRSIRWPVDQVLDGVQWGLLSVPPTVFIIIAGLISWQIGGKRIAIFSVATLTGLGLIGVWSDAMVTLALVLTSLLFCAVIGIPLGILCARSDRTEMIIRPVLDTMQTLPAFVYLVPVVMLFGIGNVPGVIVTIIFSVAPLVRLTNLGIRQVPADKVEAARAFGCTATQMLMKVQLPLAAPTMMAGLNQTLMLSLSMVVVASMISVGGLGLMVLSGIGRLDMGLASVGGAGLVLLAVFLDRLTQAMGERSSDLASGQRWYESGPVGLVMKLKKKKNVARPVTN, from the coding sequence ATGTCAGACTTCAACTTTCTAGATCCTTTCCAAAGTTTAAATATTCCTTTGGGATCCTGGGTGGAAACCGCCCTTAAATATCTGGTGCATAACTTCAGGGAAGTGTTTCGCTCGATCCGTTGGCCGGTCGATCAAGTGCTGGACGGTGTGCAGTGGGGACTGCTGTCGGTTCCGCCGACGGTGTTCATCATCATTGCCGGACTGATCAGTTGGCAGATTGGCGGCAAGCGCATCGCCATTTTCAGCGTCGCAACCCTCACCGGGCTTGGACTGATCGGTGTGTGGAGCGATGCGATGGTCACGCTGGCCCTGGTACTGACATCGCTGTTGTTCTGCGCAGTGATCGGCATACCGCTGGGCATCCTGTGTGCGCGCAGTGATCGCACGGAAATGATCATCCGTCCGGTACTGGATACCATGCAAACACTGCCGGCGTTCGTCTACCTGGTGCCGGTGGTGATGCTCTTTGGTATCGGCAACGTCCCCGGTGTGATCGTCACCATCATCTTTTCCGTCGCGCCACTGGTGCGGCTGACCAACCTTGGTATTCGTCAGGTCCCGGCGGACAAGGTCGAAGCCGCTCGAGCGTTTGGCTGCACGGCTACGCAAATGCTGATGAAGGTGCAGTTGCCGTTGGCGGCGCCGACGATGATGGCCGGCCTCAACCAGACACTGATGCTGTCGCTGTCGATGGTGGTCGTCGCCTCGATGATTTCGGTGGGCGGTCTGGGCTTGATGGTGTTGAGCGGCATCGGCCGCCTCGACATGGGCCTGGCCAGCGTCGGCGGCGCCGGCCTGGTGCTGCTCGCGGTATTCCTTGACCGACTGACCCAGGCAATGGGTGAGCGCAGCAGCGATCTGGCCTCCGGTCAGCGCTGGTATGAAAGCGGCCCGGTGGGGCTGGTCATGAAACTGAAGAAAAAGAAGAACGTTGCACGTCCAGTTACGAATTGA